One genomic segment of Deinococcus sp. HSC-46F16 includes these proteins:
- the ppgK gene encoding polyphosphate--glucose phosphotransferase has translation MSVILGIDIGGSGIKGAPVDTRTGQLTAERWRIPTPAGARPDDVKVVVAELVRHFGHGGPVGVTFPGIVQHGKTLSAANVDEAWIGLDADALFTEATGRDVYLVNDADAAGIAEAQFGAARDVPGVVLVLTFGTGIGSALMHGGVLVPNTELGHLRLKGDKHAESWASDRARERDDLNWKGWAKRVSTYLQHLERLFSPELFVIGGGVSKRAEKWQPHLQTDRTKVVPAALQNDSGIVGAAMMAAARQPGELTQELP, from the coding sequence ATGAGCGTGATCCTGGGCATCGATATCGGCGGCAGCGGCATCAAGGGTGCACCCGTGGACACGCGGACGGGGCAGCTCACGGCCGAGCGCTGGCGCATTCCCACCCCTGCGGGCGCCCGCCCCGACGACGTGAAGGTGGTCGTGGCCGAACTCGTGCGGCACTTCGGGCACGGGGGGCCGGTGGGCGTGACCTTTCCCGGCATCGTGCAGCACGGCAAGACCCTGAGTGCGGCCAACGTGGACGAGGCCTGGATCGGGCTGGACGCCGACGCCCTGTTCACCGAGGCCACCGGGCGCGACGTGTACCTCGTCAACGACGCGGACGCCGCCGGAATTGCGGAAGCGCAGTTCGGGGCCGCGCGGGACGTGCCCGGCGTGGTGCTCGTGCTGACCTTCGGCACCGGGATCGGCAGTGCGCTGATGCATGGCGGGGTGCTGGTGCCCAACACCGAACTGGGGCACCTGCGGCTCAAGGGCGACAAGCACGCCGAGAGCTGGGCGTCCGACCGCGCCCGCGAACGCGACGACCTGAACTGGAAGGGCTGGGCCAAGCGCGTGAGCACCTACCTTCAGCACCTCGAACGCCTCTTCTCGCCGGAGCTGTTCGTGATCGGCGGGGGCGTCAGCAAGCGGGCCGAGAAGTGGCAGCCGCACCTCCAGACCGACCGCACGAAAGTGGTGCCCGCCGCCCTCCAGAACGACTCCGGCATCGTCGGTGCCGCGATGATGGCCGCCGCCCGCCAGCCAGGGGAGCTGACCCAGGAACTTCCCTGA
- a CDS encoding sporulation protein has product MGFLKRMMAAVGVGGARVDARVHNPAVRVGESVSGVILVEGGSTEQKIERLNLGLATRYKSDDNYVTHTLFSQPVVPGFTLQPGERKEYPFQLPVPAGTPLTLRGTAVWLVTDADIAGAADPGDTDQLQILPSREMEAVIGAAERLGFSLAGSEVEYHHGRIVQELSFRPPYGQYRIQELEMMMLPAPGGGLDVILEVDRRATGLASLFTSEFEQRGRWHVPASLLAGGPDAVARELGARVQALA; this is encoded by the coding sequence ATGGGATTTCTGAAACGGATGATGGCGGCGGTCGGCGTCGGCGGGGCACGGGTGGACGCGCGGGTACACAACCCAGCGGTGCGGGTGGGCGAGAGTGTCTCCGGCGTGATCTTGGTGGAGGGAGGCAGCACCGAGCAAAAGATCGAGCGCCTGAACCTCGGCCTGGCGACCCGCTACAAGAGCGACGACAACTACGTCACGCACACCCTCTTCTCGCAGCCGGTGGTGCCGGGCTTCACCCTCCAGCCCGGCGAGCGCAAGGAGTACCCCTTTCAGCTTCCGGTTCCCGCGGGCACACCGCTGACCCTGCGCGGCACAGCGGTATGGCTCGTCACCGACGCAGACATCGCGGGGGCCGCCGACCCCGGCGACACCGACCAGCTCCAGATTCTTCCCAGCCGGGAGATGGAAGCCGTAATCGGCGCTGCCGAGCGTCTGGGCTTCTCGCTGGCGGGCAGCGAGGTCGAGTACCACCACGGGCGCATCGTGCAGGAGCTGAGTTTCCGGCCCCCCTACGGGCAGTACCGCATTCAGGAACTGGAAATGATGATGCTTCCGGCCCCCGGCGGCGGCCTCGACGTGATCTTGGAGGTGGACCGCCGCGCGACCGGCCTCGCCAGCCTGTTCACCTCCGAGTTCGAGCAGCGGGGCCGCTGGCACGTGCCCGCCTCGCTGCTCGCCGGGGGGCCGGACGCGGTGGCCCGCGAGCTGGGGGCGCGGGTACAGGCGCTGGCGTAA
- a CDS encoding amidohydrolase family protein, protein MRPMSAADPHLPELLTADVLYTGVGGGHAPGGVVVSGGVIAATGDPATLRANFPHARERRAGAVIAPPPVNAHTHLDMSAYDFQALPYFRWLPEVVIAQRHRRGVAGALAGAAELARLGTGAVGDIVWAADVMDALLPREDLTGVLYFEVLGTFPERADLIFAEVRGRVERWRRLERPGGLRVGLTPHTPFTVSHRLMQRVTEYAVGEGLPLQIHVAEHPAEPELFRTGGGPLWEHRLPALYPGTFAEVIGREPEPDLTPVRYLDELGVLRARPTLIHMVNVTPEDIARVAAAGCAVVSCPRSNAHLDCGTFPWAAFAAGGVEVALGTDSVASGGSLDVRDEVTFARTRYPTLDPRVIVRAAVKGGHRVTGTRPPLLRRGDAWDDRFVW, encoded by the coding sequence ATGCGCCCCATGTCTGCCGCCGACCCCCACCTCCCCGAGCTGCTCACCGCCGACGTGCTGTACACGGGCGTCGGGGGTGGGCACGCGCCGGGCGGGGTGGTGGTGTCCGGGGGGGTAATCGCGGCGACAGGAGACCCGGCCACCCTGCGGGCCAACTTTCCGCACGCCCGCGAGCGCCGGGCCGGGGCCGTGATTGCGCCGCCGCCGGTCAACGCGCACACCCACCTCGACATGAGCGCCTACGACTTTCAGGCGCTGCCCTACTTCCGCTGGCTGCCGGAGGTCGTGATTGCGCAGCGGCACCGGCGCGGGGTGGCGGGGGCGCTCGCGGGGGCCGCCGAACTTGCCCGGCTGGGCACGGGCGCGGTGGGTGACATCGTGTGGGCCGCCGACGTGATGGACGCGCTCCTCCCGCGCGAGGACCTGACCGGGGTGCTGTACTTCGAGGTGCTGGGCACCTTTCCCGAGCGGGCCGACCTGATCTTCGCGGAGGTGCGGGGGCGGGTGGAGCGCTGGCGGCGCCTGGAGCGGCCCGGTGGGTTGCGGGTGGGCCTCACGCCGCACACACCCTTCACCGTCAGCCACCGCCTGATGCAGCGGGTGACCGAGTACGCGGTGGGTGAGGGCCTGCCGCTCCAGATTCATGTGGCCGAGCATCCCGCCGAGCCCGAACTCTTCCGCACCGGGGGCGGTCCCCTGTGGGAGCACCGCCTCCCGGCCCTGTATCCGGGCACCTTCGCGGAGGTGATCGGGCGGGAGCCAGAGCCGGACCTGACCCCGGTGCGCTACCTCGACGAACTCGGCGTGTTGCGGGCACGGCCCACCCTGATCCACATGGTGAACGTGACCCCGGAGGACATCGCGCGGGTGGCTGCCGCCGGGTGCGCGGTCGTGAGCTGCCCCCGGTCCAACGCGCACCTCGACTGCGGGACCTTTCCCTGGGCGGCCTTCGCCGCAGGGGGAGTGGAGGTCGCGCTGGGCACCGACTCGGTCGCCAGCGGCGGCAGCCTCGACGTGCGCGACGAGGTGACCTTTGCCCGCACCCGGTATCCCACCCTGGACCCCCGCGTGATCGTCCGGGCCGCCGTCAAGGGGGGACACCGGGTCACCGGCACGCGCCCACCGCTGCTGCGGCGTGGGGACGCCTGGGATGACCGCTTCGTCTGGTGA
- the rpmE gene encoding 50S ribosomal protein L31, with protein MKKDVHPKAVPTKIIYQGKVVMETLSTRPEIHVDVWSGVHPFWTGEERFVDTEGRVDKFNKRFGDSYRTKKK; from the coding sequence ATGAAGAAAGACGTTCACCCCAAGGCCGTTCCCACCAAGATCATCTACCAGGGCAAGGTTGTCATGGAAACCCTCAGCACCCGTCCCGAGATTCACGTGGACGTGTGGAGCGGCGTTCACCCCTTCTGGACCGGCGAGGAGCGCTTCGTCGACACCGAGGGCCGTGTGGACAAGTTCAACAAGCGCTTCGGCGACAGCTACCGCACGAAGAAGAAGTAA
- a CDS encoding thymidine kinase, giving the protein MLKSPYHGGHLEVIVGPMFSGKSEELIRRVTRAVIARQRVAVFKPALDDRYHAAHVASHAGRSLEAVAVPGAAAIRAHLLGEGKLLSDPSLTLPDVVGIDEAQFFGPELGPLVLDLAASGVRVILAGLDLDFRAEPFGCMPDLLARAESVEKLTAICTVCGAPATRSQRLIAGQPARYDDPVVLVGAQETYEARCRVHHTVRPAAANPAPAHEAQVR; this is encoded by the coding sequence GTGCTGAAGTCCCCCTACCACGGCGGCCACCTCGAAGTCATCGTCGGGCCGATGTTCAGCGGCAAAAGCGAGGAACTGATCCGGCGGGTGACGCGGGCGGTGATCGCCCGGCAGCGGGTGGCGGTGTTCAAGCCCGCGCTCGATGACCGCTACCACGCGGCGCACGTCGCCAGCCACGCGGGCCGCAGCCTGGAAGCGGTGGCGGTGCCGGGCGCGGCGGCGATTCGGGCGCACCTGCTGGGCGAGGGCAAGCTGCTCTCCGACCCCTCCCTGACCCTGCCCGACGTGGTGGGCATCGACGAGGCGCAGTTTTTCGGGCCGGAACTCGGGCCGCTGGTGCTGGACCTCGCGGCCTCCGGGGTGCGGGTGATTCTGGCGGGGCTGGACCTCGACTTCCGGGCCGAGCCGTTCGGCTGCATGCCCGACCTGCTCGCGCGGGCTGAGAGTGTGGAGAAGCTGACCGCCATCTGCACGGTGTGCGGCGCCCCGGCGACCCGCTCGCAGCGCCTGATCGCGGGGCAGCCTGCCCGCTACGACGACCCCGTGGTGCTCGTCGGTGCCCAGGAAACCTACGAGGCCCGCTGCCGGGTTCACCACACGGTGCGGCCTGCCGCCGCCAACCCGGCTCCGGCCCATGAGGCGCAGGTGCGCTGA